A stretch of the Arachis stenosperma cultivar V10309 chromosome 6, arast.V10309.gnm1.PFL2, whole genome shotgun sequence genome encodes the following:
- the LOC130934970 gene encoding uncharacterized protein LOC130934970 isoform X1 codes for MDRSKSRTDLLAAGKKRLQQFRQKKDGKGGSSRGKSKKSDKNLIPEDDTDGQSSPSMSTTSSQVTDGNVETDNESNAVSAELLESQSSPNSLTLDNLDPSADSSPLTITNTIDEETELDSGRKTALAVQEGREVDSELSSQDQGKRAEYVGADVAEDVSLRTSDDQKDLELDRRPGAEAQEVSKEDSELSFHDQGKNAQNVGAAVADDISLKTTDSLGPEGGPTYDHESAPAIVATAVGEPVPVTAEGDSREVSLLLSEDTTITSLMQTREDKVTNLGAMQDADGLDTKKSGQSTDVEEEFHKTEQLGKSVEVVSSPKDIMPDKHLTSNQGQGDDIATGGPSVKNLEGEILSGSSHEEMHLQPIQEQIVEQVHSGHGRGLQEEPYQQSTPVGSIALDPNHELSMGDDAVNLARPVDASHSFDAKTVDFMKLAGIIKDLNEDVLAEIIMGLNEDEFYFLLKSRREVSDADPLATNSTLPDGDFSEAFQRLKEELFLSTLMKSISDMQLGEHLELQLQADNEHPQVIDEVSELRASHLEVNEKNQLLIEELSNCRAELQDVSQKCVELQNQFNDAKGVVETLSARVVELQISCEVSQEDSLNLSADLSDGRSLISCLQSEKKGMNENLELVSSEKIRLPNEKEVHLGESKRLSTELSDLKSSMEVIEVGNEVFDDFLGFVSLKTCLNEMEKILAKLEQATNEFHFQSVGRSGEQVSPAAVSKTHEDEHEVEVRDSNEVHSSSESFIMFAKEETGNMRKLLSEWKGHVQSADALFKGERDGRKSGDAKNHDLKDQFEELKQHCSNLEASNVELTVQCEVAKQLLGDFQEKKCHLEELSEALKQEDIQLKAKNNELYEKLGQFQSKVSELYTEICDVKQSSNEMSSIIGDQLENLQKELTQRTMVLEQGWNTIMADIFKLVSKLNESVGETSSVVSFDAHDNLDINNLLAVSVNAATKMIFDLRKKLEATCSEHETICSSFKEVNMKCEDMLGRNELAVGVLHKIYNDLRKLLLSHSGSMGEEKIDVQSEALPDLLNYDSYQNIMRCLVDILTEKRELESVNNEMKSEMEELKIKCLDLDSVSKLIEDLAGALNIEHSQIERNNTPLSCLDSLVSSLLQKTRDAEIQLHMTKEGYGYSETELAELKDQMHYLDTLRLEKENEILVLKEILHQAEEALTAARSELHEKTNELEYSEQKVSSVREKLSIAVAKGKGLVVQRDGLKQSLAETSSELERCMQELQLKDARLHEVETKLKTYAEAGERMEAMESELSYIRNSSNSLRESFLLKDSMLQRIEEVLEELDLPEQFHSGDIIEKIDWLARSVASNSLPMNDWEQKESAGGVSYADAGYVARESLEDDGRLPPDSGDDSRKDDSQLQSDPGDVRQQQEELQASLVPLDGDDLRKKFEELHKKYFGLAEQNEMLEQSLMERNSIVQRWEELVDRIDMPSHLRSVEMEDRIEWVGRALAEANHHVDSLQLKIEKYESYCGLLNSDLEGSQRTVSALQTDLRSLTTEREHLSEKLEVLMFECEKLSMEVGQAEYQNEVMHNEISSLKDILEKKELENEKLHNELASLKDILEKKDSLEEQVFAIDSKLRKLHDLLGDALPESEMENLVSGTANIDSLEELLRKLIENQASLQSKKDAIEERIFTIDSKLQKLHDLVRDVLPESETQNLVSGSANIDSLEELLRRLVENQESLKSKKDATEEQIFTIDGKLRKLHDLVGGVLPESETENLVSGSLSIDSLEALLRKLIENQASLQSKKDAIEEQIFIIDGKLRKLHDLVGDALPESENENLVSGSLNIDSLEELLRRLMENQASLQSKKDANEEQIFIIGGKLRTLHDLVGDALPESETENLVSGSANIDSLEELLRKLIENQASIQSEKGAIEEQIFTTDGKLRKLHDLIRDVLPESETQNLVSGSSNIDSLEELLRKLVENQASLQSKKDAIEEQIFIIDGKLKKLHELVGDALPESKTENLVSGSANIDSLEELLRKLVENQASLQSKKDAIEEQIFTIDGKLQKLHDLVRDVLPESETQNLVSGSANIDSLEELLRKLVENQASLQSKKDAIEEQIFTIDGKLKKLHDLVGDVLPESETEILVSGSANIDSLEELLRKLIENQASLQTKKDATEEQIFIIDGKLRKLHELVGDALPESETENLVSGSANIDSLEELLRKLVENQASLQSKKDAIEEQIYTIDGKLKKLHDLVGDVLPESETENLVSGTANIDSLEELLRKLIENQASLQTKKDATEEQIFIIDGKLRKLHVLVGDALPESETENLVSGSANIDSLEELLRKLIENQASIQSEKGAIEEQIFTTNGRLRKLHDLVFDVLPEYETENLVSGSANIDTLEELLRKLVENQASLQSKKDTIEEQIFTIDVKLRKLHDLVGDVLPESETENLVSGSANIDSLEELLRKLIENQASLQSNKLMHVVELASDSSQQDGATILEARSTDMHDKEEADIDRYKKDLEEALSELEHAKEEREKTLEKQMALSIEVEGLSKRIEELQLLLNQEEQKSASVREKLNVAVRKGKSLVQHRDSLKQTIEEMTTEIMQLKSEISKREDTLAEHAQKLSHLSTYPNRLEALESEMIHLKNHLAESEHHLQEKEYSLNLILNKLGEIEIGGEGYISDPIKKLECIEKLCSDLHGTVASLEQESRKSKRAAELLLAELNEVQERNDAFQEELAKADAELVDLRKERDSFEAAKLEALSHLQKLSALHEEGKKNHSSEMTALKSSMNELCTGFGEIQHSLVSAFSMDLESFQNLEAGLKSCIKGSNATNMLDSSVAKTHNGMSPWSSITKKSSLSSDSRSDFDTVGNFHLLRSQLQEVLVEIGSLKERITMHSSLMLEQDKNLSELMASIEKEMTIQRESCEAMKQKVTNQDGELVALRGSIDYLCEACISSVNEIENGKAELVGNKVESDPGINLMLTSFGDGTSEERIRTLVDRLLMAAKSVATIRTGFSDANHSEMKATITNLQLELQEKDVQRERICSELVKQIKDAEASANSYSQDLQSLKIQEHNLKKQVEVIEAERKILEERVNELQEKQRIAAELEERTKSQTDLLAAKDQEIESLMHALDEEEMQMEELTNKIVELEKVVQQKTQEIESLDSSRGKVMKKLAVTVGKFDELHHLSASLLSEVERLQSQLQERDGEISFLRQEVTRCTNDVLLATQMSNKAGSDEIFELLMWVDTMISQEGMDDILPDLKSNSQVHEYKEILQKKLMSVLSELENLKAVAENKDAMLQEEKSKVEKLNHKAETLEKSLHEKEMQLNLLEGVEENGKGASTSSEILEVEPVVNEWRTTGPFVTPQVRSLRKGNNDYVAIAVDEDPVSTSRIEDEEDDKVHGFKSLSSSKIVPRFTRPVTDLIDGLWVSCDRTLMRRPILRLGIIIYWAIVHALLAFFVV; via the exons TGAGGTTGATTCTGAGCTGTCTTCCCAAGATCAAGGGAAACGTGCTGAGTATGTTGGTGCTGATGTGGCTGAGGATGTTTCTTTGCGAACTTCAGACGACCAGAAAGATCTGGAATTGGATAGAAGGCCAGGTGCCGAGGCTCAGGAGGTCAGTAAGGAAGATTCTGAGTTGTCTTTCCACGATCAAGGGAAAAATGCTCAGAATGTTGGTGCTGCTGTGGCTGATGATATATCTTTGAAAACTACAGATAGCCTGGGTCCTGAAGGTGGACCAACTTATGATCATGAGTCTGCACCTGCCATTGTTGCAACTGCAGTTGGCGAGCCTGTTCCAGTCACAGCAGAGGGTGATAGCAGGGAAGTATCCTTGCTTTTATCTGAAGATACGACCATTACATCCTTGATGCAAACAAGGGAAGATAAGGTAACCAACTTAG GGGCAATGCAGGATGCTGATGGTTTGGATACAAAGAAATCTGGTCAAAGCACTGATGTGGAGGAGGAATTTCATAAAACAGAACAACTGGGCAAGTCAGTTGAAGTTGTTTCCTCCCCTAAAGACATTATGCCAGATAAACATTTGACTTCTAATCAAGGGCAGGGAGATGATATTGCAACTGGTGGTCCTTCTGTGAAGAATCTGGAGGGAGAAATATTATCAGGTTCATCCCATGAAGAAATGCATCTTCAGCCTAttcaagaacagattgttgaaCAGGTTCATAGTGGACATGGCAGAGGACTTCAGGAGGAGCCTTATCAGCAAAGCACTCCCGTTGGATCTATAGCTCTGGATCCAAATCATGAGTTGTCAATGGGAGATGACGCGGTTAATTTGGCCAGGCCAGTGGATGCCTCTCATAGTTTTGATGCAAAAACAGTTGATTTCATGAAGCTGGCTGGAATTATAAAAGATCTTAATGAAGATGTGCTGGCTGAAATTATAATGGGGCTTAATGAAGACGAGTTTTACTTTTTGCTCAAGTCAAGAAGGGAAGTTTCCGATGCAGATCCTCTAGCCACTAATTCAACTCTACCTGATGGTGACTTTTCAGAAGCATTTCAGAGACTTAAAGAAGAATTGTTCCTTTCAACTTTAATGAAAAGTATATCTGACATGCAGTTAGGTGAACACTTGGAGCTACAGCTGCAGGCTGACAATGAACATCCCCAGGTCATTGATGAAGTATCTGAGCTCCGAGCTTCTCATCTCGAAGTTAACGAGAAGAATCAACTCCTCATTGAAGAGCTTTCTAATTGCCGTGCTGAACTGCAAGATGTTTCCCAAAAGTGTGTTGAACTGCAAAACCAATTTAATGATGCCAAGGGTGTGGTTGAAACTCTTTCTGCCAGAGTAGTTGAGCTGCAGATTAGTTGTGAAGTCTCCCAAGAAGATTCATTGAATCTGTCAGCAGATTTGTCCGACGGTAGAAGCTTGATCTCATGCTTACAATCTGAAAAGAAGGGTATGAATGAAAATCTCGAGTTGGTGTCTTCTGAGAAAATCAGACTTCCAAATGAGAAGGAGGTTCATCTAGGTGAAAGTAAGAGGCTGTCAACTGAATTATCTGACTTAAAGAGTTCCATGGAAGTTATAGAAGTTGGAAACGAAGTCTTTGATGATTTTCTTGGTTTTGTTTCGTTGAAGACTTGCTTGAATGAGATGGAGAAAATTTTGGCGAAGCTTGAACAGGCAACTAATGAGTTCCATTTTCAATCAGTCGGCAGGTCTGGTGAACAAGTTTCTCCAGCTGCAGTATCAAAAACACATGAAGATGAACATGAGGTGGAGGTAAGGGATTCAAATGAAGTTCATTCGTCATCAGAATCATTTATTATGTTTGCCAAAGAGGAAACTGGAAACATGAGAAAATTGCTTTCAGAGTGGAAGGGGCATGTTCAGAGTGCAGATGCGTTGTTCAAGGGGGAGCGTGATGGTAGGAAAAGTGGTGATGCAAAGAACCATGATCTCAAAGATCAGTTCGAAGAATTGAAACAACATTGTTCAAATTTGGAAGCATCCAATGTTGAACTTACAGTTCAATGTGAAGTTGCAAAACAACTTCTGGGTGACtttcaagaaaagaaatgtCATCTTGAGGAACTCTCTGAAGCTTTAAAACAAGAAGATATCCAACTCAAAGCCAAAAATAACGAACTTTATGAAAAACTTGGGCAGTTTCAGTCAAAAGTTAGTGAATTATATACTGAAATCTGTGATGTGAAACAAAGTTCAAATGAGATGTCTTCTATCATTGGTGATCAACTGGAAAATTTGCAGAAGGAGTTGACTCAAAGAACTATGGTGCTCGAGCAAGGCTGGAATACTATTATGGCTGatatatttaaattagttaGCAAGCTGAATGAATCAGTTGGGGAAACATCCTCAGTCGTCTCGTTTGATGCTCATGATAACTTGGATATCAATAATCTGTTAGCAGTTTCTGTTAATGCAGCCACTAAAATGATTTTTGATCTTCGGAAGAAACTTGAAGCTACTTGTTCGGAACATGAAACAATCTGCTCATCATTTAAAGAGGTGAATATGAAATGTGAGGATATGCTTGGACGGAATGAATTGGCCGTTGGTGTATTGCACAAGATATACAATGACCTGCGGAAACTTCTGCTCAGTCATAGTGGATCTATGGGTGAAGAGAAGATAGATGTACAAAGTGAAGCACTGCCTGATCTCCTTAACTATGATAGCTATCAGAATATCATGAGATGTCTTGTGGATATATTGACTGAAAAGCGGGAGCTCGAGTCTGTTAACAATGAGATGAAGTCAGAAATGGAGGAACTGAAGATTAAGTGTCTTGATCTAGACTCTGTTAGCAAGTTAATTGAAGATCTTGCCGGCGCTCTGAATATAGAGCATTCGCAGATTGAAAGAAATAATACTCCTCTTTCATGCTTGGATTCATTAGTGTCTAGCCTTCTACAGAAAACCAGAGATGCTGAAATCCAGTTACACATGACTAAAGAAGGCTATGGATATAGCGAGACTGAATTGGCTGAATTGAAGGACCAAATGCATTATCTAGACACACTGCGTCttgagaaagaaaatgaaatccTTGTTCTTAAGGAAATCTTACACCAAGCAGAGGAAGCTCTTACTGCTGCTCGTTCTGAATTGCATGAGAAAACAAACGAACTTGAATATTCAGAGCAAAAGGTGTCCTCCGTGCGGGAGAAACTTAGCATTGCAGTTGCCAAGGGAAAAGGCTTGGTTGTCCAGCGGGATGGCCTCAAGCAGTCTCTGGCTGAGACATCTAGTGAACTGGAGAGATGCATGCAGGAGTTGCAATTGAAAGATGCTAGACTTCATGAGGTTGAAACAAAGCTTAAGACCTACGCAGAGGCTGGTGAGCGCATGGAAGCTATGGAATCTGAGCTTTCATATATTCGTAATTCATCTAATTCCTTGAGAGAGTCATTTCTTCTTAAAGATTCAATGCTTCAGAGGATAGAAGAGGTTTTGGAAGAACTAGATCTCCCAGAGCAGTTTCATTCAGGAGATATAATTGAAAAGATTGATTGGTTGGCTAGGTCAGTTGCTAGTAACTCATTGCCTATGAATGATTGGGAGCAGAAGGAATCTGCAGGAGGAGTTTCATATGCTGATGCTGGTTATGTTGCCAGAGAGTCCTTGGAAGATGATGGTCGGCTGCCACCAGATTCAGGGGATGATTCCCGGAAAGATGATAGTCAGCTGCAATCAGATCCAGGGGATGTACGGCAGCAACAAGAAGAGCTACAAGCCAGTCTTGTCCCACTAGATGGAGATGATCTGAGAAAGAAATTTGAGGAGTTACACAAGAAGTATTTTGGTCTGGCTGAGCAAAATGAAATGCTGGAGCAGTCATTGATGGAAAGAAACAGCATAGTTCAGAGATGGGAAGAGCTTGTAGACAGGATTGATATGCCTTCACATTTACGGTCTGTGGAAATGGAGGATAGAATTGAATGGGTAGGACGAGCACTTGCTGAGGCTAATCATCATGTTGATTCTCTGCAGCTTAAGATTGAAAAATACGAAAGCTATTGTGGATTGCTAAATTCTGATCTTGAAGGGTCTCAAAGGACTGTGTCTGCTCTTCAGACAGACCTTAGATCTCTTACAACTGAGAGAGAGCACCTTTCTGAAAAACTGGAAGTACTGATGTTTGAATGTGAGAAACTATCTATGGAGGTTGGGCAAGCTGAATATCAGAATGAAGTGATGCATAATGAAATATCTAGTTTGAAGGATATACTGGAAAAGAAAGAACTTGAGAATGAAAAGTTGCATAATGAACTAGCTAGTTTGAAGGATATATTGGAAAAGAAAGATTCACTTGAAGAACAAGTATTTGCCATTGATAGCAAGCTCAGAAAACTGCATGACTTACTTGGTGATGCGTTGCCAGAATCTGAAATGGAAAATCTGGTTTCTGGAACTGCAAATATTGATTCCTTGGAAGAACTGCTGAGAAAGCTTATAGAAAATCAAGCTAGTCTTCAATCAAAGAAGGATGCAATTGAAGAACGAATTTTCACCATTGATAGTAAGCTCCAAAAACTGCATGACTTAGTTCGTGATGTCTTGCCAGAATCTGAAACACAAAATCTGGTTTCTGGAAGTGCAAATATTGATTCCTTGGAAGAATTGCTGAGAAGGCTTGTAGAAAATCAAGAAAGTCTTAAATCAAAGAAAGATGCAACTGAAGAACAAATTTTCACCATTGATGGGAAGCTCAGAAAACTGCATGACTTAGTTGGTGGTGTGTTGCCAGAATCCGAAACCGAAAATCTTGTTTCCGGAAGTTTAAGTATTGATTCCTTGGAAGCACTGCTGAGAAAGCTTATAGAAAATCAAGCTAGTCTTCAATCAAAGAAGGATGCAATTGAAGAACAAATTTTCATCATTGATGGGAAGCTCAGGAAACTGCATGACTTAGTTGGTGATGCGCTTCCAGAATCCGAAAATGAAAATCTTGTTTCCGGAAGTTTAAATATTGATTCCTTGGAAGAACTGCTGAGAAGGCTTATGGAAAATCAAGCTAGTCTTCAATCAAAGAAGGATGCAAATGAAGAACAAATTTTCATCATTGGTGGGAAGCTCAGGACACTGCATGACTTAGTTGGTGATGCGCTGCCAGAATCCGAAACTGAAAATCTTGTTTCCGGAAGTGCAAATATTGATTCCTTGGAAGAACTGCTGAGAAAGCTTATAGAAAATCAAGCAAGTATTCAATCAGAGAAAGGTGCAATTGAAGAACAAATTTTCACCACTGATGGCAAGCTCAGGAAACTGCATGACTTAATTCGTGATGTCTTGCCAGAATCTGAAACACAAAATCTGGTTTCTGGAAGTTCAAATATTGATTCCTTGGAAGAATTGCTGAGAAAGCTTGTAGAAAATCAAGCAAGCCTTCAATCAAAGAAAGATGCAATTGAAGAACAAATTTTCATCATTGATGGGAAGCTCAAAAAACTGCATGAATTAGTAGGTGATGCGCTGCCAGAATCCAAAACTGAAAATCTTGTTTCCGGAAGTGCAAATATTGATTCCTTGGAAGAACTGCTGAGAAAGCTTGTAGAAAATCAAGCAAGCCTTCAATCAAAGAAAGATGCAATTGAAGAACAAATTTTCACCATTGATGGTAAGCTCCAAAAACTGCATGACTTAGTTCGTGATGTCTTGCCAGAATCTGAAACACAAAATCTGGTTTCTGGAAGTGCAAATATTGATTCCTTGGAAGAATTGCTAAGAAAGCTTGTAGAAAATCAAGCAAGCCTTCAATCAAAGAAAGATGCAATTGAAGAACAAATTTTCACCATTGATGGGAAGCTCAAAAAACTGCATGACTTAGTTGGTGATGTGCTGCCAGAATCTGAAACTGAAATTCTGGTTTCTGGAAGTGCAAATATTGATTCCTTGGAAGAACTGCTGAGAAAGCTTATAGAAAATCAAGCTAGTCTTCAAACAAAGAAGGATGCAACTGAAGAACAAATTTTCATCATTGATGGGAAGCTCAGAAAACTGCATGAATTAGTAGGTGATGCGCTGCCAGAATCCGAAACTGAAAATCTTGTTTCCGGAAGTGCAAATATTGATTCCTTGGAAGAACTGCTGAGAAAGCTTGTAGAAAATCAAGCAAGCCTTCAATCAAAGAAAGATGCAATTGAAGAACAAATTTACACCATTGATGGGAAGCTAAAAAAACTGCATGACTTAGTTGGTGATGTGCTGCCAGAATCTGAAACTGAAAATCTGGTTTCTGGAACTGCAAATATTGATTCCTTGGAAGAACTGCTGAGAAAGCTTATAGAAAATCAAGCTAGTCTTCAAACAAAGAAGGATGCAACTGAAGAACAAATTTTCATCATTGATGGGAAGCTCAGAAAACTGCATGTATTAGTAGGTGATGCGCTGCCAGAATCCGAAACTGAAAATCTTGTTTCCGGAAGTGCAAATATTGATTCCTTGGAAGAACTGCTGAGAAAGCTTATAGAAAATCAAGCAAGTATTCAATCAGAGAAAGGTGCAATTGAAGAACAAATTTTCACCACTAATGGCAGGCTCAGGAAACTGCATGACTTAGTTTTTGACGTCTTGCCAGAATATGAAACAGAAAATCTGGTTTCCGGAAGTGCAAATATTGATACCTTGGAAGAATTGCTGAGAAAGCTTGTAGAAAATCAAGCCAGCCTTCAATCAAAGAAAGATACAATTGAAGAACAAATTTTCACCATTGATGTCAAACTCAGGAAACTGCATGATTTAGTTGGTGATGTGTTGCCAGAATCTGAAACAGAAAATCTGGTTTCCGGAAGTGCAAATATTGATTCCTTGGAAGAACTGCTGAGAAAGCTTATAGAAAATCAAGCAAGTCTTCAATCAAACAAACTGATGCATGTGGTTGAACTTGCTAGTGACAGTTCACAACAAGATGGTGCCACTATTCTGGAGGCAAGAAGTACAGATATGCATGATAAGGAGGAGGCAGATATTGATAGATATAAGAAAGATCTGGAGGAGGCTTTGAGTGAATTGGAGCATGcaaaggaggagagagagaaaactTTGGAAAAGCAAATGGCTTTATCCATTGAAGTTGAAGGTTTGAGCAAAAGAATTGAGGAGTTGCAATTGCTTCTTAATCAGGAGGAGCAGAAGTCAGCTTCTGTTAGAGAAAAATTAAACGTTGCTGTCAGGAAAGGGAAGTCTTTGGTCCAACACCGAGACAGTCTTAAACAAACAATTGAAGAGATGACTACTGAGATTATGCAGTTGAAATCTGAGATCAGTAAGAGGGAAGATACTCTGGCTGAGCATGCTCAGAAGTTAAGTCATTTGTCAACTTACCCAAATAGATTGGAAGCTCTTGAATCTGAGATGATACATCTGAAGAACCACTTGGCAGAATCTGAGCACCACTTGCAGGAGAAAGAATATTCTTTGAACCTGATTTTGAACAAGTTAGGTGAGATTGAGATTGGTGGTGAGGGTTATATAAGTGATCCAATCAAGAAGTTGGAATGCATTGAGAAACTTTGCTCTGATCTGCATGGTACTGTTGCCTCTTTAGAACAAGAATCCAGGAAATCTAAAAGAGCAGCAGAGCTCCTGTTGGCAGAGTTGAATGAGGTTCAGGAAAGAAATGATGCTTTTCAGGAGGAGCTCGCAAAGGCAGATGCTGAGCTTGTGGATCTCAGGAAAGAGAGGGATTCATTTGAGGCTGCCAAACTGGAAGCTCTTTCACATCTTCAAAAGTTGTCAGCCTTGCATGAGGAGGGAAAAAAGAACCATTCTTCCGAGATGACGGCATTAAAATCTAGCATGAATGAACTCTGCACAGGATTTGGTGAGATACAGCATTCACTGGTTAGTGCGTTCTCCATGGATTTGGAATCTTTTCAGAATCTGGAGGCTGGTCTCAAGTCATGCATAAAAGGAAGCAATGCTACAAATATGTTGGATTCATCTGTTGCCAAAACACATAATGGCATGTCACCTTGGTCATCTATTACCAag AAGAGCTCCTTGTCTTCAGATTCTCGATCTGATTTTGACACAGTTGGAAATTTCCATCTTCTTCGGAGTCAACTGCAAGAGGTATTGGTAGAGATTGGTTCTCTTAAGGAAAGAATAACTATGCACTCAAGTTTGATGCTGGAGCAAGACAAGAATCTGTCTGAACTAATGGCGAGTATTGAAAAAGAAATGACTATCCAAAGAGAGTCTTGTGAAGCCATGAAGCAAAAAGTTACTAATCAAGATGGGGAACTAGTTGCATTACGTGGGAGCATTGACTacctttgtgaagcatgtatcaGCTCGGTCAATGAAATTGAAAATGGAAAAGCTGAACTGGTTGGAAATAAGGTTGAATCAGATCCAGGGATTAACTTGATGCTGACATCATTCGGCGATGGAACATCTGAAGAACGCATCAGAACCCTCGTAGATAGATTGCTGATGGCTGCAAAAAGTGTTGCTACTATAAGAACTGGATTTTCAGATGCTAATCATAGTGAAATGAAGGCTACTATAACAAATTTACAGCTAGAGCTTCAGGAGAAGGATGTCCAAAGAGAGAGGATTTGCTCAGAGCTGGTAAAGCAGATCAAGGATGCTGAAGCTTCTGCAAACAGTTACTCTCAAGATCTTCAATCTCTTAAGATTCAAGAGCACAATCTTAAGAAACAGGTGGAAGTAATTGAGGCAGAAAGGAAGATACTGGAAGAGAGAGTAAATGAGCTGCAGGAAAAGCAACGAATTGCAGCTGAATTGGAGGAGAGAACCAAATCTCAGACTGATTTGCTGGCCGCCAAAGACCAAG AAATCGAATCACTCATGCATGCACTTGATGAGGAAGAGATGCAAATGGAAGAGCTGACAAATAAGATTGTGGAACTTGAGAAGGTTGTTCAGCAGAAGACTCAGGAGATTGAAAGTCTTGACTCCTCTCGTGGTAAGGTTATGAAAAAGCTTGCTGTAACTGTAGGTAAGTTTGATGAGCTTCACCACCTGTCTGCAAGTCTCCTTTCGGAGGTTGAAAGGCTTCAGTCCCAATTGCAAGAAAGAGACGGTGAAATTTCTTTCTTAAGACAAGAGGTTACAAGATGCACGAATGATGTTCTTCTTGCAACACAAATGAGTAACAAGGCAGGTTCAGACGAGATCTTTGAGCTTTTGATGTGGGTTGACACAATGATATCTCAAGAGGGGATGGATGATATACTTCCCGACCTCAAAAGCAATAGTCAAGTTCATGAATACAAAGAAATACTTCAGAAGAAACTGATGTCTGTATTATCGGAATTGGAGAATCTAAAGGCTGTTGCTGAAAATAAGGATGCAATGTTGCAAGAAGAAAAGAGTAAGGTAGAAAAGTTGAACCACAAAGCAGAAACTCTTGAGAAGTCCTTGCATGAGAAAGAAATGCAGTTGAATTTGCTTGAAGGTGTTGAAGAAAATGGGAAGGGAGCTAGCACGAGCTCAGAAATTTTGGAAGTTGAACCAGTG GTGAACGAGTGGAGAACAACAGGGCCTTTTGTAACACCTCAAGTCCGCAGTTTGCGCAAGGGCAATAATGATTATGTTGCCATTGCTGTAGATGAAGACCCTGTTAGTACTAGTAGGATAGAAGATGAAGAGGACGACAAAG TCCATGGTTTCAAATCACTTAGTTCTTCAAAAATAGTCCCGAGATTTACTAGACCTGTGACAGACTTGATCGATGGCTTGTG GGTTTCATGTGATCGAACTCTTATGAGACGGCCAATATTGCGGCTCGGCATTATAATTTATTGGGCCATAGTGCACGCACTTCTTGCCTTCTTCGTAGTTTGA